The Burkholderia ambifaria AMMD genome contains the following window.
CAGGTTCTGGATCGACGTCGGCAGCGCGTGAATGATGTCGTGGAAGTACCGCGAATAATTCGGCTGTGCGTCCTTCAGTTCCTGGTACACGTACGCGATTTCCTGCACGAGCGTCGCCGTGACGAACACGAGCGGCAGGATCACGATCAGGATGATCAGCGACATCGACACGAGCGCGGCGAGATTGCGCCGCTTGCCGAAACGCGCGGCGAGCCAGCGCTGCACCGGCTGGAACAGGATCGCGAGAATGGTGCCCCAGAAGACGGCGCCGGAGAACGGCGCGAGTATCCAGCACAGTCCGACGGTGACCGCGAACAGCAGGAAATAGAAGAATTTTTGGTGATCGTGTCCGCTATCCATGGATGGTTCGCGCATTGATGCCTGGTTTGATTGAATCTCGTCGCTTCGGGCGCGATCGGCTCGCGAACGTCACGGGTTCGCGGCGAAGCACGCTGCGGGCGGCCCGACCGGCAGTATGCCCGCAAAGGTGTCGCCATCATAGCCGCTGCGCGCGGCGCACGCGAAAACGCCGCGGGCGAAGCCGCGGCGTTGGCGGAAGGGGCGCGGCGGTGCCGCGCCGGATCGTCAGATGTGGAGCCGGGTGATCTTGGTGCCGTTCACCGACAAGTCGCCCATCAGGCCGGCGTTGGTCAGCACCAGCACCTGGACCGGTGCGGTGGCCGTGTTGGAATCGACCGCGCCGTTCGCGCCGACCTTCACGACCGCGACGGACGCATCGGCACCGGCCGACCAGCCTTCGGACTTACGGAACGAGTCGAGCGCATCCTGCGTCATGAACAGGAACACGATCGCCTTCGATTGCGCGCCGGCCTGCAGGCCGACCGACAGCGACGACGTGTTGTAGTAGCCGACGGTGTTGCCGCCGACGCGCAGTGCGCCGTTGCCGGACTGGCCGCCGACGATCAGGCCGGCTTGCAGCACGTTCGGGAACACGAGCACGCCGCGCGACTTCGCGACGAGCTCACGCGAGCCCGGCACCGTCGAATAGAGGCGCGACAGTGTCGCATTCACGCTCGCGTCGATCGACTGGCGTTTCGACGCGCTGGCTGCTGCGTTGTCGGGTTTGTCGGACGTCATGGTGCAACCGGCAAGGGCGAGACTGCCGACCACGACGGCGGTGGCGGCTTTCAGGGCGAGGGATTTCTGCATGGCGATTCTCCTTCGTTGTCGGGTTGAGGACGGACGGTCCGGGTGCGTGCAGCGGGGCGGCCGGCCCCGTTCAACGGCGGGAAGA
Protein-coding sequences here:
- a CDS encoding BPSL1445 family SYLF domain-containing lipoprotein gives rise to the protein MQKSLALKAATAVVVGSLALAGCTMTSDKPDNAAASASKRQSIDASVNATLSRLYSTVPGSRELVAKSRGVLVFPNVLQAGLIVGGQSGNGALRVGGNTVGYYNTSSLSVGLQAGAQSKAIVFLFMTQDALDSFRKSEGWSAGADASVAVVKVGANGAVDSNTATAPVQVLVLTNAGLMGDLSVNGTKITRLHI